The window TAAAAGGTGTAAAATACTTTACAAGCGGATAAAACAATTCCTTAAGCATTAACAGCTCCTTCTACAATATTCTTCACAGTCCTTTCAAGTTCCATAGCTCTTGACCCCTTACATAGAATAACATCACCAGAAGAAGAAATATCTTCCAGAGTTTTTCTAGCCTCTTCTGCAGAATCAAAATGAAAACACATATTAGTATCTCCCATCTTCTCAAAAGCAAGACGCATTCTCTGCCCCACAAAAATAAACACATCAATATCAAGAGAAGAAACATACTCTCCTATCTCTTGATGAAATCTATCTTCCCCATCCCCTAATTCCAACATATCACCTATAACAACTATTTTTTTTCTTACATTGCTTTTTATATCCGAAAAGGTAGATAAAGAAGCCTTGAGAGAATCAGGATTGGAATTATAACAATCAAGAATAACTGTTATATCACCTTTTACAACCTGCCAGCGACCAAACAAAGGCCGATACTCAGAAAGGCCCGCAGCGATATTTTTGTTAGAAAGACCAATTGTTTTTGCCATTTTTATTACACCGAGAGCATTTTTTACTATATGTCTACCCGGCACAGGTATCCTTATCTCAAGCCCCTCCCAGACAAGAGAAACGCCATTTAATCCATCATCTTTCCACGCTTGCAATCCTTTTGTAGATAAAAAGCCATATTTAGAAATATTTCCAGAACATCCCTCTTTTAATAGATCAAACATATCTTCATCTTCTGGAATAAGACCAGTGGAACTACTACCAAAATAGGAGAAAATCTTCTTTTTCTCTAGCGCAATATTTTCTCTTGTGCCAAAAGCTCCCAAATGCGCTGTTCCTATACCTGTTATTACTGCTAGATTAGGCCTAACAATCTTGACCAACCTATCCATTTCTCCCGGATGATCAACACCCATTTCCAGTATTAAGCATTTTGACTTTTTTGGCATTCTCAATACAGACAAAGGAAGCCCTATCTCGGAATTCAGATTTCCTTTTGTATAGGCAATAGCACCTATTTCCTGTTTTATTACAGAGGCCAACATTTCTTTTGTTGTTGTTTTACCATTACTACCAGACACACCTATTCTAAGAGGAGCATTTATATGACTCATATAGAATTCTGCTATACTCTGCAAAGCAGAAAGGGTATCAGAAACAACAATAAAAGAAGCTCTATTAGTTGCAGCATATCTTAATATTGCCGCACCAGCCATTCTAAAAAACGACTCATCTACGAGAGAACATGGAGCACCTTTGGAAAATGCTTCTTCTATATAAAAATGACCATCTGTATTCTTACCTTTTAGAGGGACAAATAATTTACCGGGAGCAGCTTCTCTGGAATTAATAACAACATCTTCTACTGTTAATTTTGAACCTGATATATTATACAATTTTCCTGATACTATTTTTGAGATCTTTATTATATCCATAAAAAAAGAATCTATTGCCATATTATTATTTAACCTCAATTGTTATAATCTTATTTCTATCCACCTTTTCTAATCCAAGACCGTCCTTTGCTATCTTTTCTATCCTTTGCGGAGAACTCATTACCTCTATGGCAGCAATTAAGCGTTTATTCTCTTCCACAAGTTCTTCTTGTTTTTGCTGAATTTCTAGAAGCTTTTTTTCTAATTCCTGATACTTATAGGATTGAAAAATAAGCAATGAGAACAAAATAAGAATAGAAACAGTAGCAATATATTTAAACATTCTCATGTTTAACCCCATCTTTACATAATACCAACTCAGCAACTCTTAACTTAGCGCTCCTCGAAGGAGGATTATTTTTTATTTCATCCTCAGTAGGGACAAGAGGTTTTTTTGTTATAATATTAAAATACATATCATTATCTTTATTTGAATTCTGTTTAAAAAATCTCTTTACAATTCTATCTTCAAGAGAATGAAAAGAAATAACAGCGCATCGTCCATAATCATGCAATAAAGACATTGATAGAGACAAAGCCCTGTCTAGTCTTGAAAGCTCATTGTTTACAGCTATTCTTAAAGATTGAAAAACCTGCGTTGCAGGATGGATTCTGCCATGTCGAAATCGAGAAGGAACACTATTAAAAACTATATCAGCCAGTTCTTTTGCAGTTCTTATATTATTGTTTCTTCTGTGTTTTATGATACTTTTTGCTATGGTCTTGGCAAATCTCACCTCTCCGAAATCCGAAAAAATGCTAACCAATTCTTCTTCTGTTTTTGTCATAAGGATTTCTTCTGCTGTAATACCATGCCCAGGAAAGAGCCGCATATCAAGCGGCTCATCCTTAAACATGGAAAAGCCCCTCCCAGAGCTCTGATAATGGAATACTGATACGCCTAAATCCATGAGTATTGCAGAAACACTGCATTGTGTGGATAATTCTGTAAGAACATCATCAAACCACCCATGAACAAAATCTATTCTATTTCCATATTTTTTCAATCGCTTTTTTGCTAATCCCAGCATGCCCTCATCAGCATCAATACCTACAATTCTTATATCCGGATATTTCTCCAATAAAGCCTCAGAATGGCCTCCGGCTCCCAAGGTAGCATCAATAACAAGACCAGAAGAATTATTCTGACCAATAAGAAGAGAAAGCACTTCTGTTCTCATAACAGGTATGTGTACTACGTCTTTCATACTACCTCAAAAAAGCAATGAGTCGCCGATTTCCTCTGCTGCTTCATTAAATTCATCTTCATGCTCATCCCAATATTTTTCATATTCAGAAACATCCCATAATTCTATATATTTCTGAATTCCAAGAATAAGAATATCTTTCTCAAACCCTGCAAACTCTCTCATAGCCTGAGGGATTGTTATTCTTCCCGCCTTATCAATTTCTATTTCCTGTGCAGGTGCTACAATTCGTCTTTGTATTAATCGCGCTTTTTGTTGAAAAGGAGATATAGTGGTTAATAATTTTTCTGATATTTTATTCCACTCATCAGGTGGAAACAACCATAAGCATCTGTCAAGGCCACGGGTAAGAACAAGACTTTCTCCTGCTATGGATGACCTTAATTTTGCCGGTATAAGGAGCCTGCCTTTATCATCAAGAGCATTCCTAAATTCCCCCGTAACCATACCCTTTTACCACTTCCTCCTATTTTTTACCACTTTTTCCCACAAAATTCATATTATACCATCTATATCATTTGTCAACTTCGGATTTGTGTTTTAATGTAGTTTTCTTCCGATAATACAACGCCCTACTCAACACATGTTGAGTAGGGCGTTCAGTTTTTTATATATTTTATAAATTATTCCAATTTTTTTGCTAAAGTGTGCTTATATTATCACCGATAAATATTCGATAATCTATATTACCAAATAGAGGATATTTCTTCTCCCGTGTGGTTATCAATTCTGTAGGAATCTCGCCTCTGCTAAAAGAAGCGTAAATCTCATAAAAGTAGAATAGATGTTCTTTTATTCTTTTTTCGGCATAGGGAACCATAGTCCCATTCCTAATGATGAAAGGCCAATCTGAAGCTTGCGATAACAATATTTCTCTAGCTGCTTGATTAAGTGCTCGAGCTCTCAATCCTTCGGCATCAGAAAATCGCAAAGCAAGATCTTGCATCTTTTCTATTGCATGATGGAGATATCTGTATATCCAATCATTTTTGCCATCCAACCATACTTCGGAGTAGCCTTTTGTTCCCCAGCTTGAAAAAGAGGGAAGGTTCTCCTGAAATTCAAAGTTATTAGAAAGATAAGAAGATGGAGATGCTATTTCTAACACATCGTCTTCTGCAGCAAGCCTTATAACCTCTTCTAACCATGCCAATCCCTCAAACCACCAGTGTCCAAATAATTCTGCATCATAAGGACAGGTTATAACAGGAGAAAAAGGCATATGTTTATTTATCTGTCGTATCTGCTCTCTTTTTTGTGTTATAAAAAGATGTGCATGTTCTTTTGCTTTTTTTTCCGCAGCCTCAGGATTATAGATATCTTTATTGTAGGTATTACCTGTTATCGCATTATACTTGTAACCAGTAAAAACCCTACTTTTGCCATCAGGGAAAAAGAAAGATATATCATCCATATCAAGTTGATATCCTATATCCTGATAAAAATCACGATATACTACATCAGCAGGATAGCCATGTTTTTGGGACCAGACAGCTTTTGCAGAATGAGGATCCCTGCCAAATGCAAAAACTCCAGAAGGTGTAACAATCGGAGCAAAAACCCCATATTGTGGTCTTTTTTCTGCAAATAGTATGGCATGTGAAGCTACAAAAAAATATTTTATATTTCCATCTGCTAGAATATTTTCCAGTCCAGGTGTATATCCACACTCAGGAAGCCAAAAACCTTGTGGCTGTTGAGTAAAATTTTCCTTATGCTCATTTATACCAATATTTATTTGAGCTTTTATATTATTAGGAAAGATCTCAAACAAAGGAAGATATGCATGTGTGGCGGCACTTGCAACTATTTCTATATAGCCTTTTTTCCTATATTTGTTAAAAGCAGATAATAAATCTCTATGATATAATCTTTCATAATCCTCAAGATTTTGTGAAAATAGATTGATATACATATCAACCAGCTTTTCAAGCTCAGAATTCCCTCTTACTCTTATTTTCTCCCTTTCCCCCAGCTCTAGAAGAAGTTCTAGATGCTTTACATATCTTTCCTGAAGAAGAGAATCCCTGAGCATTGCCGCAAGAGTAGGGGTTATAGTCATGGAAATAGAAAAAGGTACAGAATCCTTATCCAGCCTAGCAAACATTCTAAGTAGAGGAAGATAAGTTTCCGAAATTGCCTCAAACAGCCATAATTCCTCTAAAAACCTATCGTACTCAGGATGCCTTACAAACGGAAGATGAGCATGAAGATGTAACAATAAATATCCTTTATTCATAATCAATCACCTGTAATATAAAAATCAACTGAGGAAAAAGACGAAGAGGATTCAAAAGGCGACTGAATAGCAAGAAACTCCTCTCTGGTATCTATTGCAGATAAAGAAATAAGAATATCGGAATCAAGATTAAAGTCATTATCATTCTTAGGTTTTATCTGCACGGAGGGCACGTCAATAATATTTGAGGTAAGGATCACATTTTCTTTATCCATTTCCTGAGTTACCAACGATACCTGATAAGAATATCCCTGTACAATGCTAAAATAATAGGAATCATCATCAGTACTGACAGGAATCACATAACTGTCAAGAGAGGAATCCTTATCATTTTTTTTATATTGATATACCTTTAGGAAAAACCCAGAAAAATCTTCATTTGATAACAGTTCCTCCAGAATAGTATCCTTTACATTCCAATAGCAAAAGGCCCAAACAGGATCTCTGATAAGAAGTCTAAAGAACGACTCTCCTTTTAAATCTGGTAATTTCTTTTCTTCCAAATTATTGTAGAGTTCTTCATCTATCAATACGTCATATTTTCTCTGCTCCACACGCATCGGAGCATTTTCTATATCATCCAATTCTTCCCGTCTATCATTACAATCATCGAGTATCTGTTCTATCAAGGATTCTCTTGAGATATCATCTCTGACTTTTATTTTCCTCTTTTTTGCAATATCAATCAAAATCTCGGAATCAAGGCTTTCTAACGCTTTCCTATCCATATCTTTTATCCTAAAGAAAAGATTTTCATAGTGTCAAGTAACTTATAAATCAACAGTTGGTTTTCTTATAAGGAATAGCATAACATCTCCAAAACCCAATAGTTTTGCCATAATATCAAAAGGTTTCTTAATGAAAGTAGGAACAATACCTTTTGCAATGCCTCCCCATGTTTTCCATGCAACTATTTCAAACCCTTGTTTTTCCAAAATAGAAAGAAGAGTATGCTTTGAAAACAAAAAAGTATGATCTGGAATAGCAGACCTCCACTTCTCACGTAGGAGCAAAGCCTGAAAACCTTCAACATTAGGAGTAACAATAACAGCATAACCTCCGGGTACAAGCAATCTATAAATTGCAGACAAAAAGGCTACCGGAGATGGCACATGTTCTATTACATGAGAAGAATGAATAAATCCAAAATATTCATTTTCTATATCAACACTCTCAACTGGTGTTTCTAATATTTCCAGACCATAATTTTTTCTTGCATATTCTGCAGACTGATGACATATTTCTATACCGTAAGCGTCCCATCCCCGTGACTTAAAAAAGGAGAGCAGTTTCCCTGTAGCACAGCCTATATCCAAAATACGCTTCACCTTAATTAAACTTTCCAACTCATCAAAAAACCGAATATCATTTAGGCCCTTTAACATCAGATCAAAAAAATTGCTTTCATTCTCAATTTCGTACTCAAAATAGGAATCATCATATCTACCTGCAAGTGCATCTGGAACAGGCTGTGGATACTGATATACAAATCCGCATTTTTTACATTTCACATAGCTTGCGGACTCTATTTGCCAAAACATCCGCCTTTCGGCTGAACCACATACATAACAATCAATATGCCTTTTTGGCTCATTAGAAGGACGAGTAGAAAAAGTTTTTGTCATACATACTCCCGGCTATTTTACTATAAGACTATAATATTGATAATCTACACTACCATTAATATCCTCTAGGACTATCTTCAAACTCTGTTTTCCGGGAAGAAATCTAAATTCTCCCAAAATAAAGTTACCAGCAGAATCAAAAATTTCGTCGGACGGCCGTGAAGATACAACAGACATATTCCCGGCAAAAATAAAAACAGAACTCATTTCAAAATACGCTATCTCAAGACCTTCAAGGAATACCGAAATCTTATACCATGGTAATTTGATATTATCAGAAACATAATAGGCTTTGAGTCTCATTTTCCAAGTACCAATAGGAAGAAAATTATCTTTATATTTATCAAGAATAATTTCTCTCCCGTCATCTGATACAATAGAAAAAGATTCCACCACTGCTTTTGGCTTAGCATTCACAGGAATACGAGGTAAAAGCAATAAAGGATTCATCACCATTTTTTTATTGGTATCATAGAATTCCATATAATATATATCAGAAATGGGAACACCCAGCTCAGTAAATTCTGATAGAAAACCGGAATCTTCTGCCACAGATAAGCCCATATAACAAGAATAAAGACCATCACCATTATATATTATAGAAGAACTATCTTTAAAATAAGGTATAACGCTTCTTTTTGAATCATAATAAAAAACGAGTTCACCTGGAATAGCGATATCCACAGGATAGTTAGAATTAAAAATTAAGCCCGAAGAAAGGTGGGAAAAATTATTAGTATAAAACTGGCCAAAAAACACATTGACATTCTGATAAGAACCAGGCCACTCTATGGAAAATGCAAAACTAGAAACAAAAAAAAACATTAGGATTTTGCTTCTCATATTCTATCACCCGTTTTTTTTATTGCAATCAAAAAAAAACCTTTTTTTGAAAAAAACATGAATTTATTTTCTTTATATCCGGGGATAACTCTTAAATCCGATAATACAGACGAAAATAATACTTTATTATTTTTTATAGCAGAAAGAACCATACTATTATTTTCTTGAGAAACCACAAAATCAAGTTTTAGGCTCTCCACATTATAAAATCTCAATAGACTTTTTATATCAAATCTTATCTCCTCGTTTGTATTTATGTTCTTTATCAACATGCCGTTCTTCTCTTCTACTACAACTCTACCATTAGACACCGTAATATATACAGGACGTTTAAGTACTCCGCTCAAAACAGTATTCCATATTTCTTTTGGTTTTCCTTCTGTAATAGAATAAACACGAACATACTGCTTCTTAAATCCTTCCACAAGAGCAAGATACTTATAATCATCGCTCAGTGCCAATCCATACACAATGGACTCACCAGTATTGGAAACAGTTATTTTATAAGAGTTGCTGGGAGTATCCCAATAAACATCTCCCCCTACGACAGCAGAAACAACATTATCGGATGGAGCAGTAAAAGCAGTTACAACACCTGGATACACATAAGAATTTATGATCCAATTATCCAAATTAAGTCTCTTAATAAACTTTCCGGAATCATCGATAAAAAAAACATAAGGACTACTACTGTCATAAAAAAAAG is drawn from Spirochaetia bacterium 38H-sp and contains these coding sequences:
- the mraZ gene encoding division/cell wall cluster transcriptional repressor MraZ — encoded protein: MVTGEFRNALDDKGRLLIPAKLRSSIAGESLVLTRGLDRCLWLFPPDEWNKISEKLLTTISPFQQKARLIQRRIVAPAQEIEIDKAGRITIPQAMREFAGFEKDILILGIQKYIELWDVSEYEKYWDEHEDEFNEAAEEIGDSLLF
- a CDS encoding DUF4912 domain-containing protein, coding for MDRKALESLDSEILIDIAKKRKIKVRDDISRESLIEQILDDCNDRREELDDIENAPMRVEQRKYDVLIDEELYNNLEEKKLPDLKGESFFRLLIRDPVWAFCYWNVKDTILEELLSNEDFSGFFLKVYQYKKNDKDSSLDSYVIPVSTDDDSYYFSIVQGYSYQVSLVTQEMDKENVILTSNIIDVPSVQIKPKNDNDFNLDSDILISLSAIDTREEFLAIQSPFESSSSFSSVDFYITGD
- a CDS encoding class I SAM-dependent methyltransferase, whose product is MTKTFSTRPSNEPKRHIDCYVCGSAERRMFWQIESASYVKCKKCGFVYQYPQPVPDALAGRYDDSYFEYEIENESNFFDLMLKGLNDIRFFDELESLIKVKRILDIGCATGKLLSFFKSRGWDAYGIEICHQSAEYARKNYGLEILETPVESVDIENEYFGFIHSSHVIEHVPSPVAFLSAIYRLLVPGGYAVIVTPNVEGFQALLLREKWRSAIPDHTFLFSKHTLLSILEKQGFEIVAWKTWGGIAKGIVPTFIKKPFDIMAKLLGFGDVMLFLIRKPTVDL
- the murF gene encoding UDP-N-acetylmuramoyl-tripeptide--D-alanyl-D-alanine ligase; the protein is MDIIKISKIVSGKLYNISGSKLTVEDVVINSREAAPGKLFVPLKGKNTDGHFYIEEAFSKGAPCSLVDESFFRMAGAAILRYAATNRASFIVVSDTLSALQSIAEFYMSHINAPLRIGVSGSNGKTTTKEMLASVIKQEIGAIAYTKGNLNSEIGLPLSVLRMPKKSKCLILEMGVDHPGEMDRLVKIVRPNLAVITGIGTAHLGAFGTRENIALEKKKIFSYFGSSSTGLIPEDEDMFDLLKEGCSGNISKYGFLSTKGLQAWKDDGLNGVSLVWEGLEIRIPVPGRHIVKNALGVIKMAKTIGLSNKNIAAGLSEYRPLFGRWQVVKGDITVILDCYNSNPDSLKASLSTFSDIKSNVRKKIVVIGDMLELGDGEDRFHQEIGEYVSSLDIDVFIFVGQRMRLAFEKMGDTNMCFHFDSAEEARKTLEDISSSGDVILCKGSRAMELERTVKNIVEGAVNA
- a CDS encoding 1,4-alpha-glucan branching protein domain-containing protein, producing the protein MNKGYLLLHLHAHLPFVRHPEYDRFLEELWLFEAISETYLPLLRMFARLDKDSVPFSISMTITPTLAAMLRDSLLQERYVKHLELLLELGEREKIRVRGNSELEKLVDMYINLFSQNLEDYERLYHRDLLSAFNKYRKKGYIEIVASAATHAYLPLFEIFPNNIKAQINIGINEHKENFTQQPQGFWLPECGYTPGLENILADGNIKYFFVASHAILFAEKRPQYGVFAPIVTPSGVFAFGRDPHSAKAVWSQKHGYPADVVYRDFYQDIGYQLDMDDISFFFPDGKSRVFTGYKYNAITGNTYNKDIYNPEAAEKKAKEHAHLFITQKREQIRQINKHMPFSPVITCPYDAELFGHWWFEGLAWLEEVIRLAAEDDVLEIASPSSYLSNNFEFQENLPSFSSWGTKGYSEVWLDGKNDWIYRYLHHAIEKMQDLALRFSDAEGLRARALNQAAREILLSQASDWPFIIRNGTMVPYAEKRIKEHLFYFYEIYASFSRGEIPTELITTREKKYPLFGNIDYRIFIGDNISTL
- the rsmH gene encoding 16S rRNA (cytosine(1402)-N(4))-methyltransferase RsmH, which gives rise to MKDVVHIPVMRTEVLSLLIGQNNSSGLVIDATLGAGGHSEALLEKYPDIRIVGIDADEGMLGLAKKRLKKYGNRIDFVHGWFDDVLTELSTQCSVSAILMDLGVSVFHYQSSGRGFSMFKDEPLDMRLFPGHGITAEEILMTKTEEELVSIFSDFGEVRFAKTIAKSIIKHRRNNNIRTAKELADIVFNSVPSRFRHGRIHPATQVFQSLRIAVNNELSRLDRALSLSMSLLHDYGRCAVISFHSLEDRIVKRFFKQNSNKDNDMYFNIITKKPLVPTEDEIKNNPPSRSAKLRVAELVLCKDGVKHENV
- the ftsL gene encoding cell division protein FtsL; translated protein: MRMFKYIATVSILILFSLLIFQSYKYQELEKKLLEIQQKQEELVEENKRLIAAIEVMSSPQRIEKIAKDGLGLEKVDRNKIITIEVK